The Ziziphus jujuba cultivar Dongzao chromosome 1, ASM3175591v1 genome segment TTCTCTCAAGGAATCCCAGAAAAAGCCCGTCCTACGTCTAACTATGTagattttcttgtttctttttttctatatatgtgCATTATATATGTGATTTCAGCATGTATTTTCCAGAGGCTGATAATCTTTTGGTTAATTCCCATCGCAGTAcgtttcatttttgtttaagGTATTATATGTTTTGTGTTTCTTGTCTATTTTCCTGAAAGGAAAAACCATggggttttattattattgcttatatttataattaaatatatatatatatatatatatatatatgtatgttttttGTATTAAATGACCTTTACATTCTGAAACTTGTTCTGTATTacttgtaattaattaaaacaaagacaAATTTCCGCTACTTTGGAGCAAGTTCTGGCCACATAGACGCATGAATTTCCTAGTAATTTTTTCACTCGCAGTATCATTTGAGATTGCATTCCAAGTTAATTATTTGACACCCAATATTATAaccatttgtttttgtttttggctttcAAACTTGTTCTGTATCAGTTGTTATGTGTTTATAACTTATGCTTTTACTTTTAGTCCATATTATTATTGGTTTGATATAAGCTCTTATTATTTTGCTAAACAACAAATAGTTGGTCTTTTATTCACTATCGATCTTTGATTTTTACGAGGATCAGTATGCTTTTCTGCAAGTTTGTAACAGTGATTCCCTTATGGACTTGATGAATTTAATAACATAAATCACATCGAGGTTAAATTATTCtacaaaacccttttttttttcgtatgACCCACATGCgtacacattaaaaaaataaataaaaataaaaaaaccaccaACCTCTTAACTAAAAAGTGATGTTGTACCGCTAACATGCTACAATTGTTGTATTGAATAATTAGAGGGGAGTTTTGCTGGTTGTGAACAGACAATTACATGGTCATTACCATGCCACGAGGAAAGATTTCAATCAAGGTTCAACAATTTTATCCAATACATCCTATCCTATTCTATCTTAGTATACAATCCCAAATAAAATCTACCTTCCTTCATGTTTTAGGCACGGGTTCGAACAGGTTGAAAcccaaaattaaaacatttgcttctttaaaaagaagaaattatttatccaataaaaaaaaaaaaaattaggcacaAAATTCCTTAACTATGACATCCTCATTGCTACAACACAAAAATACAGCGATAGCATTCCATCATAACATTTCACAactaattcacccaaaaaaaaaaaaaaaaacatttcacaaCTGGATTTCGTACATAACTGTGAAGGTATGTAATTGTCTAAACAATCATTAATTGGACGAATGGAACGGATCAAATCCTCCTAACATCAAATTAAAAAGCTGTAATTCCGTCTAAAGTGGATCCATTGGTACAGGCGGCCCCCATTTGAGGTCATAAATAAATTGGACAAAACAATTCtaatgaataaaaacaaaatccattaaaaaaaatttaaagaaaaaataaataaaataaaccaaaactGGAAAACAAAAATGACTTAAATCTGGGAAGAAAAGATACAAAGAGATGCTAGCTTCACGGCTCATAATCAGGAAACTTATGAAAGCTCCAAACTAGGTTAAATGCACGCTCTATGTACTCTGGGCCATCAACACCCTCTAACCGCGCAAAACTTCATATTAACAAATCTTTAATCTTTATAAATAGCTTCAAGCACCTCTCTTAGTCAGTACGCAACATGTCTTAGGAAATTCAGCACTATAAGAAGTAATCAGGCGTCCTACGGGTTACATCAGGTTCTCCTCTCCTTGGAGCCGGCTCAAACTGTAGTGGTAAAGAATAGTGAAAAGTTTTTCTAGTAAATTACCACCaatcaaactaaaataaatatttgccaATGAATGTATAAAACATTGCCCATCCAAAAATGTTACTGACAAAGCATAACTCTGCCTTTTACCAAATTCCAATTTTTCAGTACacctttgtgtgtgtgtgtgtgttttcgtgagagagagagagagagagagagagagacctggATAAAAGTATGCCCTCTGCAGTCATCAACTTCCAAAATGGAGGCCATATTCCCACAGCGATAACAATAGTTGGGTGCGCTGAATATGGTAACCACCTTTTGATCCTGACAAAAAACAATGTCAACAAATAAATTAGACCATCATATACACCATACATATCAAAGGGGGCATTCAtcactggaaaaaaaaaacagtacttACATGTCCCCAGTTAAAACCCTCCATAACCAGCTGATGAGCTCTAGCAATCAGCTTCAGGTTGTTGGCATGGTTGAATTGCTCAGATATGTCCTGCAAAAATGTGATGACAGATGAGGAAGGCATAAAAGTATGAAGAAAAGCCagttatataagaaaaaagcaGATAATAAAACTGGATGAGTCAGTGTTACTTGGCCAAAAGTATATCCAGCACCACGGGGTGAAATACCCCAACCACACCGATCATCCGGATCAGACCATAAGAGATCACACATGGGTCCTTCATGAGGGACTTCTTGAACACGGTCAAAATTCCGTATGCTATCAAGGGTCTCAATGGATGGAGACAGCCCACCATGCAGACAAAATATTTCCGATTCAACCTTAATCCATAGAACTTATCAATTGTTCAATTTGTACATGTACACAAAAATAGATTGGTCCTTCATTCAATGGAAAATAACTAGTTACTTCAAAATGACAGACGAAATAACTAACTGAAAGAATATTACGCACTAAATAGCCCACAAGgtttagaaaaggaaaatgatCCTACTAACCAGCGCTGTCAATGGAAGATAATCAAACAGGTCAGTAAAAATCTTCCAAACATTAGCAGTACCATACCTGTAATTAGACAAATTGTAAGGCCAACTATAAGAGTATAGCATGTTCATTATCAGAACATGATGAAAGCAACAAACTGAAGCACCTTATGAATTTAAAATCACTGTCTATGCTTATTATGATTACAATTTTGCAGTAGACTGGTGCtgttataattttgtaattgttCAAGTCCAATTAAACTCATCTCacaatatgtgtgtgtgtgtgtgagagagagagagagagagagagagagagtcttacaaaaatattttcaaaaaaagccTATAGGTTTAAACAAGTGATAAAACATATAATAACATATCTGATGAAAGCCAAAATAACCAAGAACAAATGGCACTTACTTCCGCAGGCATTCATCGTAAAAACCATAAACTTGAGTAATCTGcagataaaacaaataaaatatgttgTAAGCTAACACAATCAACATTGCCAACATGTCCTAGATATctcagagaagaaaaaaagtaataCCGAGGTGTGTTCCAAAAGgaggaaaaattaataatagaatacCTGACGACTTTCATGATTTCCACGAAGAATTGTTATTCTTTGTGGATAACGCACTTTGAGGGCCACCAAAAGCTGAATAAAATGAAACAGTCAATTACTATTACCATAATACAGACGATCTGAGTGATATTGTGCTAAATAATGAATGCAAATGGTTCAGCCAGAAACTTACTGTCACAGTTTCAACAGAATAATACCCACGGTCTACATAATCTCCCATAAACAAGTAATTGGAATCTGGACACTGTCAAGACATAAGAACAAAGGtaattataaatttcataaaagagcTATTACAAGTATGATGTGCACCATTCAGAATTAATGACTTAAAACATGTTTGGGAGTGCTTCTGGTATTGTTTAAAGCAGCTTTAAGGAAAAAGTGTTTTCTAGTGCATTTGCTTATCACTGCTATTTAGCTTTCTTTGAtgataaaaattgttaaaaagtgaTTCATAAAAAAGCACTTTTGTATAAGAATCActtcctaaaaaaaatattccaaaattggctggaaaatatttatatagttaGTGGCAAAGCTTTACAACATATACCACATTATCCTTTTTGCTAATCATATAATACACAAACATAGATTCAATATGACAAATGTGTATCATCAAAGTAAGAGCAAACACTACCTTCCCCCCAATTCGGAAAAGTTCAGCAAGGTCATGAAATTGCCCATGGATATCACCACAAATTGTCACAGGGCTTTTAACAGGCtgcattcaaaaataaaaatgtataaataaaaacaacttaGCCACAAAACCCGGTAATAATCCATTATGCTATGTGATAGTGCACTCAGCTTTGCAATGatgtaataataatacataatgGCACTGCCAGGACACCTTACtcttttcataaataatttttgttgctCACAAAAAGCTAAGACCTCAGCCTATAACCATAATCTCATACATATTACCAAACTGTGTGCTCAACTTACTTAGAgttcatcattttcttttcaCTCCTATGGGTATACCCTGTACTTATTAGTGAACTCACTGAGAATCCAAGACAGTCAACCTCACAAAACATCCTTCCAAAAAAGTgccaaatatgaaaattaagaGAACGTTTCCAATGGGGTATTTAGGCATGGTAACAACATCATAGAATCAAAAGAATGCACCCAAATCTTTACAAAACTTTCCAAGAGAAGCAAGCTTTTTGGAGAATAACCACATTATCATATTTTGTATGGCACAGAAGCATGTAGAAaatcaaaacagcaaaggaGAGAAAAGTACCTGAACATTGCTTTCGTCCATGAGTATCTCCTTTGCTTTCTCACATAAAACTCTAACCTACATTCACAGACACGGAAAAATCTTATCCATCTTTTTAGCAGTAATAAATGCACGCGGAACAGGGGTCAGGATACACCTTAATGTATATTAACTACATGCACCCAACAGTTTTTCATATCCATATCTCATTCCAACATTCCAACTGAAATTTTACGTAAttaaaaaagaccaaaaaaaaaaaaaaatcaagaacacGGTTAAAAGACTACCATTACCAATTATATGTTCTTTTTTCTGCgaaacaaaaacaacattaatagAAATGTCAGCATATACCACTATGGAATCGTCACAAGAACTGGAAGCGAGATTTTTCAACTCTACGACGAAATGCATATGCTTAAATCTAATCTAGGgccaaaaagaaaagtgaaagaACAAAATTTTGTACCCGAACAGGTaaaaaaaggatatatttggGGCCAAATGGaagcaaaaaccaaaaattcaagGGTAATCAAGAAACCTAGGTTAGATCcctgaatttaaaaaaaaaaaaaaaatggaagaggaAAATGcgggaaaaagaaagagaagaaaagaaacctGGACTTCCGACAAGGGTTTGCAATCCATGAGCTGTGAAATGTGGCAGTCCAAATCCAAATTCCCATGATCCACACTCATCTTGTCcttttcttcttcgtcttcgtcGTCGTCGTCCTCCTGCAACCCCAATTTCTCGTCTTCTCTACGCAAAAAACTACACTCACTCTCGACTCACCaacacaaacacaaacacacacacacacacaaaaactgGTTTAAACTGCAAACGAAAGTAAACAAACCACGCAAACACATAAACTGGgtttagttttgttttgttttatatcCCAAATGACTCTTAATATAAATTCACCTCCAATTCTCTCACCGCgaaaaatttttgtaatttttccc includes the following:
- the LOC107433926 gene encoding serine/threonine-protein phosphatase PP2A-4 catalytic subunit isoform X3, encoding MSVDHGNLDLDCHISQLMDCKPLSEVQVRVLCEKAKEILMDESNVQPVKSPVTICGDIHGQFHDLAELFRIGGKCPDSNYLFMGDYVDRGYYSVETVTLLVALKVRYPQRITILRGNHESRQITQVYGFYDECLRKYGTANVWKIFTDLFDYLPLTALDQSIFVYMYKLNN
- the LOC107433926 gene encoding serine/threonine-protein phosphatase PP2A catalytic subunit isoform X2; translation: MSVDHGNLDLDCHISQLMDCKPLSEVQVRVLCEKAKEILMDESNVQPVKSPVTICGDIHGQFHDLAELFRIGGKCPDSNYLFMGDYVDRGYYSVETVTLLVALKVRYPQRITILRGNHESRQITQVYGFYDECLRKYGTANVWKIFTDLFDYLPLTALDISEQFNHANNLKLIARAHQLVMEGFNWGHDQKVVTIFSAPNYCYRCGNMASILEVDDCRGHTFIQFEPAPRRGEPDVTRRTPDYFL
- the LOC107433926 gene encoding serine/threonine-protein phosphatase PP2A-4 catalytic subunit isoform X1, which produces MSVDHGNLDLDCHISQLMDCKPLSEVQVRVLCEKAKEILMDESNVQPVKSPVTICGDIHGQFHDLAELFRIGGKCPDSNYLFMGDYVDRGYYSVETVTLLVALKVRYPQRITILRGNHESRQITQVYGFYDECLRKYGTANVWKIFTDLFDYLPLTALVESEIFCLHGGLSPSIETLDSIRNFDRVQEVPHEGPMCDLLWSDPDDRCGWGISPRGAGYTFGQDISEQFNHANNLKLIARAHQLVMEGFNWGHDQKVVTIFSAPNYCYRCGNMASILEVDDCRGHTFIQFEPAPRRGEPDVTRRTPDYFL